Proteins encoded by one window of Aspergillus chevalieri M1 DNA, chromosome 6, nearly complete sequence:
- a CDS encoding uncharacterized protein (COG:S;~EggNog:ENOG410PKRE), translated as MTRERMRELIGEDWKKGFFIERVEFEGIRAVHFVIYGILGRGVSSSSRLDGFGKGFVDYVRDKVVGVPVGLV; from the coding sequence ATGACGAGGGAGCGGATGCGTGAGCTTATTGGGGAGGACTGGAAGAAGGGGTTCTTTATTGAGAGGGTTGAGTTTGAGGGGATTAGGGCTGTGCATTTTGTAATTTATGGGATTTTGGGGAGGGGAGTTAGTAGTTCGAGTCGGTTGGATGGGTTTGGGAAGGGGTTTGTGGATTATGTTCGGGATAAGGTTGTCGGGGTGCCGGTTGGGTTGGTGTag
- a CDS encoding acyclic terpene utilization AtuA family protein (COG:S;~EggNog:ENOG410PKRE;~InterPro:IPR010839;~PFAM:PF07287), which produces MSQSSTNNTRPVRVANCSGYHGDPAEEMYRQATLGDVDFITGDYLAEVNLANNAQAWRDGTHPGYEETAWEGLQQTIEVIAQKHIRVIINGGALNPKGLAWKTRLLVNEKNLDLRVAYLSGDDLYPLVGPNMPSTKEELQHLDSSNSSAVPSELTYAFLNNPDAKPVPMVSAHAYLGARGIVDGLRRGADIIICGRVADASPVIAAAWFWHNWSETDYDQLAGSLIAGHLIECSAYVTGGNFAGFDSYSLDDLVVPGFPIAEIAADGTCVVTKHSNTQGMVNVDTVRCQFLYELQGNTYLNSDVSAYIGDIVVEDAGKDRVHVSGIRGSPPPSTTKLAVFYHGGYEAQILLNATGYATAKKWDLLEKQIRHFLTENVKNNLETLEFQRIGVPAQNPASQAASTTYLRIFITSRSETSVLSVSKVMRDIALKHFSGML; this is translated from the exons ATGTCGCAGTCTAGCACTAACAACACACGGCCGGTAAGAGTGGCCAATTGCTCTGGTTATCATG GCGACCCAGCAGAAGAAATGTACCGGCAGGCGACGTTGGGAGACGTCGATTTCATCACCGGGGATTATCTCGCAG AGGTCAATCTGGCCAACAACGCCCAGGCATGGAGGGATGGGACACATCCCGGGTACGAAGAAACTGCCTGGGAAGGCCTCCAACAAACAATCGAAGTCATCGCGCAGAAGCATATCCGAGTCATAATCAATGGCGGTGCTCTGAACCCCAAGGGTCTTGCGTGGAAAACCCGGCTTCTGGTCAACGAGAAGAATCTCGATCTTCGCGTCGCATACTTATCCGGCGATGATCTTTACCCTCTTGTCGGACCCAATATGCCTTCCACTAAAGAGGAACTCCAGCATCTGGACTCCAGCAATTCATCTGCAGTGCCGTCCGAACTGACATATGCCTTTCTGAACAACCCTGATGCAAAACCAGTTCCCATGGTTTCTGCACATGCATACCTAGGTGCCCGCGGAATTGTGGACGGCTTGCGCCGTGGAGCTGATATCATCATCTGTGGTCGTGTAGCTGATGCCAGCCCGGTGATCGCTGCCGCTTGGTTCTGGCATAACTGGTCCGAAACGGATTATGACCAGCTTGCAGGGTCCCTTATCGCGGGTCATTTGATTGAATGCTCCGCGTATGTGACTGGTGGTAATTTCGCGGGTTTCGACAGCTATTCGTTGGATGATCTTGTTGTGCCGGGCTTTCCTATCGCCGAGATTGCTGCAGATGGGACTTGCGTTGTTACTAAGCATTCTAATACACAGGGCATGGTTAATGTTGATACGGTTCGCTGCCAGTTTTTGTATGAGCTGCAGGGGAATACGTACCTTAACAGTGATGTGAGCGCCTATATTGGTGACATTGTCGTCGAGGATGCGGGCAAAGATAG GGTGCATGTATCTGGCATTCGAGgatcaccaccaccttcaACCACGAAGCTCGCAGTCTTCTACCACGGAGGATATGAAGCCCAGATCCTTCTCAACGCAACAGGATACGCGACAGCGAAGAAATGGGATCTTCTCGAGAAGCAGATCCGCCATTTCCTTACAGAGAACGTGAAGAACAACCTCGAGACACTGGAATTCCAACG CATCGGAGTCCCAGCACAGAACCCAGCTTCCCAGGCGGCGAGCACCACCTATCTTCGTATATTCATCACCTCTCGCTCCGAGACCTCCGTGCTGTCAGTGTCGAAGGTCATGAGAGATATCGCCTTGAAGCACTTCTCTGGTATGCTTTAG
- a CDS encoding uncharacterized protein (COG:I;~EggNog:ENOG410PV78;~InterPro:IPR023606,IPR003673;~PFAM:PF02515;~go_function: GO:0008410 - CoA-transferase activity [Evidence IEA]), translating to MRREMHETVPGDEIYGPGTFIDKTPLPVPEDARRVFELLALGTPGFTKDKAAWNTVQFEGRPDPMIPGPIKAPVVAAALHGMAGLVANELLELRDGKPVTENNVKVDTDHAGIWLGSVFTTYINGSDLMALGASKKMDNLFEQDFEHGFGKGISSRATAIYQTKDPRVWYQLHGSLDANTALRTMGINPDVTFDTPQGYYDYIQGHVRQWSPDELEMHNVRHGLCGSICYSPEGWRKTEFGKRLAEHPLVNVSQETYTSPTPPVPLSLPSADRRPLAGVKVLEMVRIIAGPQCGCMLASYGADVIRVNCSRLADLNVLQLTLNAGKRTIDLDIANSSDMSRLFELVSEADIFLQGFRPGTLDRKGLGLKNMLEIAAKRNKGMIYIDENCYGPNGPFHERPGWQQIGDAASGSSYVMGRSQGYKEGKSVLPPLPISDMITGLVGALAGMIALRERAVKGGSYKVTSSLVAADTIALEKEVGLYPPEVVKETNERCGFKEITPDQYVSEVLVNVVLGWKKGLPGYLDEDSSLMTTFEEGPWGRQTLLKPVVRLGVEEATPKWTSPPVPHCYHDRGISWL from the exons ATGCGCCGAGAAATGCACGAAACCGTCCCCGGAGACGAGATCTACGGCCCCGGAACCTTCATCGACAAAACCCCCCTACCAGTCCCCGAAGATGCTCGTCGGGTATTTGAACTCCTCGCCTTGGGAACACCCGGCTTTACAAAGGACAAAGCAGCATGGAACACCGTTCAATTTGAAGGTCGTCCGGATCCTATGATCCCAGGACCGATCAAAGCACCCGTCGTGGCGGCCGCTTTGCACGGTATGGCCGGTCTTGTGGCGAATGAGCTTCTCGAACTTCGCGATGGGAAACCTGTTACGGAAAACAATGTCAAGGTCGATACCGATCATGCGGGTATCTGGCTTGGGTCTGTGTTCACGACGTATATTAACGGGTCTGATCTCATGGCCCTGGGAGCATCGAAGAAAATGGACAACTTATTTGAGCAAGACTTCGAACACGGTTTTGGTAAGGGTATTTCCAGCCGGGCGACGGCAATCTATCAGACCAAAGACCCCCGCGTTTGGTACCAGTTACACGGGTCATTAGACGCGAACACGGCCCTTCGAACAATGGGTATCAACCCCGACGTCACCTTCGACACGCCCCAGGGGTACTACGACTACATCCAGGGACACGTCCGCCAATGGAGTCCCGATGAGCTCGAGATGCACAACGTACGTCACGGCCTCTGCGGAAGTATCTGTTACTCGCCGGAAGGGTGGAGGAAAACGGAGTTTGGGAAGCGGTTGGCAGAGCATCCGTTGGTGAATGTTTCTCAGGAGACATATACTAGCCCTACGCCACCTGTGCCGCTGTCGTTGCCTAGCGCTGATCGGAGACCGCTGGCGGGTGTCAAGGTGCTGGAGATGGTGCGCATTATCGCGGGTCCGCAGTGCGGGTGCATGCTTGCGTCTTACGGGGCGGATGTCATCAGAGTGAATTGCAGCAGACTTGCAGATCTCAAC GTACTGCAACTTACCCTCAACGCCGGAAAACGAACCATAGACCTCGACATCGCCAACTCTTCGGACATGTCTCGCCTTTTCGAGCTCGTCTCCGAAGCCGACATTTTCCTCCAAGGCTTCCGCCCTGGCACGCTCGACCGCAAAGGCCTCGGTCTTAAGAACATGCTCGAAATCGCCGCAAAACGCAATAAGGGCATGATCTACATTGACGAGAACTGCTACGGCCCCAATGGCCCGTTTCACGAACGTCCCGGATGGCAGCAGATTGGTGACGCTGCGTCGGGTAGTTCGTATGTTATGGGGAGGTCCCAGGGGTATAAGGAAGGGAAGAGTGTGTTGCCACCGCTGCCGATTTCTGATATGATAACTGGACTGGTTGGTGCGTTGGCGGGGATGATTGCTCTGAGAGAGAGGGCGGTTAAGGGCGGGTCGTACAAGGTTACCAGCTCGTTGGTTGCGGCTGATACGATTGCAttggagaaggaggttgGGTTGTATCCTCCTGAAGTTGTAAAGGAGACAAATGAGCGGTGCGGGTTCAAGGAAATCACGCCTGATCAGTATGTCTCGGAGGTCTTGGTCAATGTGGTTCTGGGATGGAAGAAGGGGCTTCCGGGGTACTTGGATGAGGATTCATCGTTGATGACAACCTTCGAGGAGGGGCCTTGGGGGAGGCAGACATTACTGAAACCGGTTGTGAGGCTTGGGGTTGAGGAGGCGACGCCGAAGTGGACGAGTCCCCCTGTGCCGCATTGTTATCATGATCGGGGTATCAGTTGGTTATAA
- a CDS encoding fungal specific transcription factor domain-containing protein (COG:K;~EggNog:ENOG410PGYQ;~InterPro:IPR007219;~PFAM:PF04082;~go_function: GO:0003677 - DNA binding [Evidence IEA];~go_function: GO:0008270 - zinc ion binding [Evidence IEA];~go_process: GO:0006351 - transcription, DNA-templated [Evidence IEA]), giving the protein MLEEGDSSPDGDGIDQASSVVESNDGKMRFFGASSGFCAPFSAREADEQESKVWTAAWRTATQQNASRWQLTSWIPRTLQDGFDQRIFQPLPSKQTAVQLVEEFFATFNQATPLFDESSVKNLLERQFSWNPDDSPSWWVSLNIVLAFSYRERAHASPDASNNWQLCFGHVRNAMNAVVELFMRNTDLLAVQGILGLALFFQGTPNSQALFMLAAAAMRLSHSMGLHRNNTLRLTASQIEQRRRTYWIAFILDADISLRVGRPPIQDLEDYDTPLPAEVPHDRKGIICLEGIEMNFFLLLAQFALVQRRLYRSLYTVAVHRQFRVNIIGEVKACERALQEWKDSIPLPMQPQRAFVVVAPDYFLQHLLRLHFAYHFCYANLHQVCMLRGQTEISTSRGAGEGINSTIVQSLESARSAVELLSYICLLGSTYEWNVLYFPATASVALALHIMVYRNHQHAQADLSAVRETVDFLSDVSSREPGTYVDYILGVCSDLQSAAARALTRGQTGHSQETSVDDSNGRDKRKDISSHVDITASTAGFINDGPASNLANGAFENADFGALDDLAVNWQWSMSPFWNWQDSN; this is encoded by the exons ATGCTAGAAGAAGGTGATTCTAGTCCGGATGGCGACGGAATTGATCAAGCCTCTAGTGTTGTTGAGTCTAATGATGGCAAAATGCGATTCTTCG GAGCATCTTCCGGATTTTGTGCACCTTTTTCCGCTCGTGAAGCTGACGAACAGGAAAGCAAGGTCTGGACAGCGGCATGGCGCACAGCAACACAGCAGAATGCTAGTCGATGGCAGCTGACAAGCTGGATTCCTCGCACGTTACAAGATGGGTTCGACCAGCGCATCTTCCAGCCTTTACCATCCAAGCAAACGGCAGTTCAGCTGGTAGAGGAATTTTTCGCAACCTTCAACCAAGCAACCCCACTATTTGACGAGTCATCCGTCAAGAACCTACTCGAGAGACAATTCTCCTGGAACCCCGACGACAGCCCTTCGTGGTGGGTGTCGCTCAACATCGTCCTGGCCTTTTCGTATAGAGAAAGAGCCCATGCATCTCCAGACGCAAGCAACAACTGGCAATTATGCTTCGGACACGTCCGCAACGCAATGAATGCCGTGGTCGAGCTGTTCATGCGCAATACAGACCTCCTAGCTGTCCAGGGGATACTAGGATTGGCTCTGTTTTTCCAAGGCACGCCAAATTCGCAAGCACTCTTTATGCTTGCAGCTGCCGCGATGCGCTTGTCGCATTCTATGGGGCTGCACAGAAATAACACTTTACGATTGACGGCGTCGCAAATCGAACAACGGCGTAGGACATACTGGATTGCGTTCATCTTAGATGCAGATATCTCCCTTCGAGTTGGCCGTCCGCCGATTCAAGATTTGGAGGATTATGACACACCTTTACCCGCTGAAGTTCCTCATGACAGAAAGGGTATCATCTGTCTCGAGGGGATTGAGATGaactttttccttctccttgcgCAGTTTGCTCTGGTCCAACGGCGTCTCTATAGAAGCCTCTACACGGTAGCCGTGCATCGACAATTTCGAGTGAATATAATAGGCGAAGTCAAAGCCTGTGAAAGAGCGCTCCAGGAATGGAAGGACTCAATTCCTCTTCCCATGCAGCCTCAGCGCGCATTCGTTGTTGTCGCACCCGACTACTTCCTACAGCATCTCCTACGGTTACACTTTGCATACCATTTCTGCTACGCCAACCTGCACCAGGTGTGCATGCTCAGGGGCCAGACTGAGATATCCACAAGCcgaggtgctggagaagggaTTAATTCGACTATTGTGCAGTCACTTGAATCAGCACGGTCTGCTGTCGAGTTACTGAGCTATATTTGCTTGTTAGGATCTACATATGAGTG GAACGTGCTTTACTTCCCCGCAACAGCTTCAGTGGCACTAGCCCTACATATAATGGTATACCGGAATCACCAACATGCCCAAGCAGATCTTTCCGCTGTTCGTGAGACTGTCGATTTTCTCTCCGATGTATCGTCCCGGGAGCCAGGTACTTACGTTGATTATATCCTGGGTGTATGCTCTGATTTACAAAGTGCTGCTGCGCGGGCTCTTACACGGGGCCAGACTGGTCATTCCCAGGAGACATCCGTAGATGACAGTAACGGTAGGGATAAGCGCAAGGATATAAGCAGCCATGTGGATATTACGGCTTCTACAGCGGGCTTTATAAATGACGGTCCTGCGAGCAATCTTGCGAATGGAGCCTTTGAGAACGCGGATTTTGGGGCTCTGGATGACTTGGCTGTGAACTGGCAATGGTCAATGTCTCCGTTTTGGAACTGGCAGGATTCGAATTGA